Genomic segment of Caproiciproducens sp. NJN-50:
AGAGGCTTTTGGTGGCTCACATGTTGAGCAATAAAAAGGTCTACAGCGATATTGTGGCGACGACCGGCGCCTCCACGGCCACGATTAGCCGTGTCAACCGGTCCCTTCACTATGGATGTGACGGGTACGAGCTCATTTTCCAGAGGCTGGAAGAGGGACAAAAGAATAAATAGATTGAAGCTTTCTTCTGCGGGGCGGTTCGGTGTTTTGCTGGATTCCTTTTAACGCGGCCTGTTGTACTTTTTGTTGGAGCAGGCCGTTCTGCGTTTCGCCGGTGCGCACGCGGAAGAAAGTTTTCTGCCGCCGAAAATTATTACCGGGCCGGCACAATGCTCTGGACCGGAAAGAAAAGAAGATTATGGTAAAAAACCTGAAAAAAGTAGTTTTTCGTGTTGACAAGCGCGGTTAAATATAGTATTATATAACACGTCGCTGATAAATGGGTGAGAACAGTTGACGGGAGCATAGCTCAGCTGGTTAGAGCACCTGCCTTACAAGCAGGGGGTCATAGGTTCGAGTCCTATTGTTCCCACCATTTAGTTGGCTCGGTAGTTCAGCTGGTTAGAACGCTAGCCTGTCACGCTAGAGGTCGTCGGTTCGATCCCGATCCGAGTCGCCATAGTATGCCTCTGTAGCTCAGTCGGTAGAGCAGGGGACTGAAAATCCCCGTGTCGGTGGTTCGATTCCGCCCGGAGGCACCAAAATGCGAACGTAGCTCATCTGGTAGAGCGCCACCTTGCCAAGGTGGAGGTAGCGAGTTCGAGCCTCGTCGTTCGCTCCAGATTGGCGTCATAGCCAAGTGGTAAGGCAAGGGTCTGCAAAACCCTCATCCCCGGTCCGAATCCGGGTGACGCCTCCAAAATGAAAAATTGATTCCATTAAAAGTAACCCGGGCTTTTGTCCGGGTTACTTTTTTGCCTGGCTCCCATTGATATTTAAAAACGCATGTTCTATACTAATTGAAAGCGGCCTGTGCGGAGTCTTCGGTTTTGATGAAAAATGGTAAACGAAGCGTTTATTAGGAAAGGATCTGTTTGAAAGTGGCGAAATTTTGTGTTTCAACAGATTCGGGCTGTGATTTACCCGGAGAATATTGCGAAAAGCGGAACATTTATTTCTATCGAATGAAATACACGGTTGGCGGGGTCGAATATGCGGACCGGATGCACCTCGGAGACTGCCGGGCGTTTTACGATAAAATGCGCGGGGGAGCGGTGCCGCGCACCAGTCAGATGACGCCCGTTGAATTCGAAAATTTCTGGTCGGAGCTTTATCAGAAATATGGGCTGCCGATTCTTCATATTGCGCTGGGAAGCGGAATTTCCGGGACCTACGACAATGCGATGATCGCCAAAACGTTGTTTTTGGGAAAATATCCCGATGCGAAATTATTTGTCATCGATTCAACGCTGGCCTCCATTGGTTACGGAATGCTCTGTATCTGGGCTGCGGACTTGCGTGACGGGGGGAAATCTCCTGAGGAGTGTGAAAAAGCTCTCAATGAGGGAAAGGTGTATATCAATACATATTACACGACCGATGATCTGAAATATTTATATCGCAGCGGGCGGGTAAGCAGGACCGGCGAAATGATCGCTACCGCCCTAAATATCAACCCCATTCTGAATCTTGACAGGGAAGGGCATTTGATCGTCCGTGAAAAAATACGAGGACGGAATCACGCGCTCGGACGTATCGGCGATATTTTAGGGCAGTTGGTTACAAGCCCCGAGAGACAAACGGTGTATATTTGTCATTCGGACTGCAAGAAAGAGGAAGTGCAGTTTTTTTCCCAGGAGATGATCAGCCGCTTTGGCTTTCGGAACTCCTTTGTCAGTTATATCGGCCCCACCATTGGTTCCCACTGCGGCCCTGGACTTTTGGCTGCTTTTTTTGTAGGCCAGGCGCGGGACTGATCGTTGGCTTTCAAAAGGGGAAATCAAATTTAATCCAAATCAATTTCTGCTGCGATATTGACTTTTTAAAGAGTTGGGAATATAATAGTTAAAATTTAAATAGTTAAAGCGATGAAGAAAAAGTATTTGTTTTTGAATGCGCAGAGAGAAGATGTTCGGTGTAAATCTTCGTGAAGAAAACAGAGAAGTCGTTTCCGAGCTGTTGAACTGAACGAGAAAAGTCTATTAGGTTCGACCGGTGCTCCGGCCGTTATAGCGGAAGCGGTATTTAATACTGCGTGAGTGCGGAGTTCTCTCTGAATTAGGTGGTACCACGGATTTTTAATTCGCCCTAAGCTGTTAGCTTAGGGCTTTTGTTTTACCGCCGACGCAGGGCACAAATCCTTACTGTCATAATTCTGAGATAATTTATAAGACTCATCAAATCAATTCATTATAGAAAGGTAGTTTGAGAGATGGAAAAAAAGGATCTCGATTGGGCGAATCTTGACTTCAGCTATAGAAAGACAGACAAAAGATTCGTTTCAAATTATCGTGACGGAGTGTGGGATGAAGGAAAACTGACTGACGATGACATGGTTACAATCAGTGAATGTGCCGGTGTCCTTCAGTATTCCCAGTCTTGTTTTGAGGGCCTGAAAGCGTATACAACGGAGGATGGCCATATCGTGGCTTTCCGTCCGGATATGAACGCAAAACGGATGGAAGGCAGCGCGAAGAGATTGGAGATGCCGGTGTTTCCGCAGGAAAGATTCGTTGATGCGGTCGTCCAGACGGTGAGAGCGAACGCCGGTTTTGTTCCGCCGTTTGGCTCGGGCGCGACTCTTTACGTCCGTCCATACATGTTTGCAAGCGGCAGGGTGATCGGCGTTGCTCCGGCTGATCAATATCAATTCCGTGTTTTTACGACTCCGGTCGGACCGTACTTTAAAGGCGGCGTGCATCCCCTCACACTCTGCGTCAGTGATTTTGACCGGGCTGCGCCGCACGGGACGGGGGACATAAAGGCGGGACTCAACTATGCGATGAGCCTTCATGCGATTGTTACGGCCCACAAAAACGGATTCAATGAGAACATGTATCTCGATGCGGCCACCCGCACCAAAGTCGAAGAAACCGGCGGCGCGAATTTTATCTTTGTTACAAAGGACAACAAGGTCGTAACTCCAAAGTCAGACAGCATTCTTCCGTCAATCACTCGCAAATCGCTTCTGCAAATCGCCAAAGACTATCTCGGCCTCGAAGTGGAAGAAAGAGAAGTGTATTTTGAGGAGGTCAAGGATTTTGCCGAGTGCGGCCTCTGCGGTACGGCGGCCGTTATTTCCCCGGTCGGAAAGATTGTAGACCATGGAAAGGAAATCTGTTTCCCGAGCGGAATGCTGAATATGGGACCAATTACTCAAAAACTGCACGACACACTCACCGGGATTCAAATGGGCCGAATCAAGGCTCCGGCGGGCTGGATCAAGGTAATCGAATAGCCTCGCTTACAATATGTTACTGTGGCACCCCTTTTGTCGAGGGGTGTCCTTTTGTTTGCCCAGTATTTATCTCATTGGTTATCGGTTCCGCGTCGCAGCGCCTGGCTCTTTGACAACTGATATATTCCGTTGTTTTACACTGATTCGCGTTTCATCACCGCGTATCTTAACCCGTGTTTTATTAACATTAGGCTGCTTTACGTTTATAGGCAAGCATTGCGAATAGATACGCAGCAATAAGAATGCCGAGGCACCATGCGAGCGCAATCCAAATGTCATTACCGACAGGCTGCCGTTCGAGCAGAGAACGAATCGCATCGACGATGGAAGTCACCGGCTGGTTTTCGGCAAAGGCGCGGACAGGTCCGGGCATGGACGCTGTTGGCACAAACGCCGAACTGATAAATGGCAGAAAGATAAGCGGGTAGGAAAAGGCGCTTGCGCCGTCCACCGACTTTGCAGTTAGTCCGGCAATCGCCGCGACCCATGTCAGGGCCAGCGTAAACAGCGCGAGGATGCCGGCAATCGCAAGCCAGGACAGTATTCCCGCCGATGAGCGAAAGCCCATAATGAGCGCCACGAGAAGGATGACGACAACCGAAATGGCGTTGGATACCAGCGAGGTCAGCACATGCCCCCACAGAATGGAGGAACGCGCGATCGGCATGGAGTTGAACCGCTCCAATATGCCCTGCTGCATATCCAAAAACAGACGGTAAGCCGTATAGGAGATCCCGGTTGCAATCGCGATCAGCAGAATACCGGGCAGCAGGTAGTTCACATAGTTATCCGTGCCGGTTTGAATGGCGCCGCCGAACACATAGACGAACAGCAGCATAAACGCGATCGGCATGAGGGTAGTGGTGATAATAGTGTCCATACTGCGGAAAATATGGCGCATGGAACGCCCCAGCATGACGCCCATGTCGCTGAAAAAGTGCCTATTCATCGTCATTTTTCGTCCTTCCTGCCAACGATCGCGAGGAATATCTCCTCCAATGTGGGTTGTTTTTCTATATACTCTGCCTTCGCGGGCGGGAACAGCTTTTTCAGCTCGTCAAGCGTG
This window contains:
- a CDS encoding YerC/YecD family TrpR-related protein encodes the protein MNSRLKDDSVDFLFSAVLSLKTPEECYAFFEDLCTVSEIKAMSQRLLVAHMLSNKKVYSDIVATTGASTATISRVNRSLHYGCDGYELIFQRLEEGQKNK
- a CDS encoding DegV family protein; the encoded protein is MAKFCVSTDSGCDLPGEYCEKRNIYFYRMKYTVGGVEYADRMHLGDCRAFYDKMRGGAVPRTSQMTPVEFENFWSELYQKYGLPILHIALGSGISGTYDNAMIAKTLFLGKYPDAKLFVIDSTLASIGYGMLCIWAADLRDGGKSPEECEKALNEGKVYINTYYTTDDLKYLYRSGRVSRTGEMIATALNINPILNLDREGHLIVREKIRGRNHALGRIGDILGQLVTSPERQTVYICHSDCKKEEVQFFSQEMISRFGFRNSFVSYIGPTIGSHCGPGLLAAFFVGQARD
- a CDS encoding branched-chain amino acid aminotransferase: MEKKDLDWANLDFSYRKTDKRFVSNYRDGVWDEGKLTDDDMVTISECAGVLQYSQSCFEGLKAYTTEDGHIVAFRPDMNAKRMEGSAKRLEMPVFPQERFVDAVVQTVRANAGFVPPFGSGATLYVRPYMFASGRVIGVAPADQYQFRVFTTPVGPYFKGGVHPLTLCVSDFDRAAPHGTGDIKAGLNYAMSLHAIVTAHKNGFNENMYLDAATRTKVEETGGANFIFVTKDNKVVTPKSDSILPSITRKSLLQIAKDYLGLEVEEREVYFEEVKDFAECGLCGTAAVISPVGKIVDHGKEICFPSGMLNMGPITQKLHDTLTGIQMGRIKAPAGWIKVIE
- a CDS encoding ABC transporter permease → MNRHFFSDMGVMLGRSMRHIFRSMDTIITTTLMPIAFMLLFVYVFGGAIQTGTDNYVNYLLPGILLIAIATGISYTAYRLFLDMQQGILERFNSMPIARSSILWGHVLTSLVSNAISVVVILLVALIMGFRSSAGILSWLAIAGILALFTLALTWVAAIAGLTAKSVDGASAFSYPLIFLPFISSAFVPTASMPGPVRAFAENQPVTSIVDAIRSLLERQPVGNDIWIALAWCLGILIAAYLFAMLAYKRKAA